The sequence below is a genomic window from Thermodesulfobacteriota bacterium.
GGAGACACCATGTTCAACTACCTTATAGGACTCTTCTCGAACGATCTCGCCATAGACCTGGGCACGGCAAGCACCCTGATATATGTCAAGAACAAGGGCATCGTAATAAACGAGCCTTCGGTGGTCGCCGTGAGGAAGGACGGCAGGGGCAGGCGCGTTCTGGCCGTCGGCGGGGACGCGAAAGCCATGCTCGGGAAGACCCCCGGGAATATCGCGGCCATAAGGCCCTTGAAGGACGGGGTCATAGCCGACTTCGCGGTGACCGAGGAGATGCTAAAGCACTTCATCGCCAAGGTCCACAACCGTAAGCTCCTCGTGCGCCCGAGAATAATCGTGGGCGTACCGTCGGGCATAACCCAGGTGGAGAAGAGGGCGGTAAAGGAGTCGGCCCATTCGGCCGGGGCCTCGGAGGTATACCTGATCGAGGAGCCCATGGCAGCGGCCATAGGCGCGGGCATGCCCATTACCGAGCCCTCGGGGAACATGATAGTGGACATCGGCGGCGGCACCTCGGAGATAGCCGTAATCTCTCTGTCGGGCATCGTCCAGGCCAAGTCCATACGCGTTGGCGGGGACAAGTTCGACGAGGTGATAATGCAGTACATAAAGAGAAAGTACAACCTGGCCATAGGCATGGGCGTGGCCGAGAATATGAAGATGAGCATGGGGCTCACCTCCCCCGAGGAGGAGGACCAGATGATGGAGATAAAGGGCTCCAACCTGGTGACGGGCATACCGGCCACAATCGAGATAGCCGCGGTCGAGGTAAGGGAGGCGCTGAACGAACCCCTGAACGCGCTCATAGATGCCATAAAGCAGGTGCTGGAGACCACCCCTCCGGAACTGGCGGCCGACATGGTGGACAAGGGCATAATGCTCGCCGGCGGCGGGGCGCTCCTGAGAAACCTCGACTCGGTCCTGAGGGAGGAGACCAAGCTCCCGATTACCATAGCCGACGACCCGCTTACCTGTGTGGTAAGGGGGGCCGGCAAGGTGCTCGACGAGATAGCGCTCCTGAAGGAAGTTACCATACCGAACTGAGGCCGCCGGGGCCTCGGCTTTCCGGACAAACGAATACCCGCATAATGACAGCATTCCTACGGAGACACCAGGTCATTCTCTCTGCGACCGTCCTCTGTCTCTTTTCATTGCACCTGACCGTAACCGAGAAGAAGGGCGTCGGCGGGGCCGTTCTGGTGAAGGGGGTCCTTGCAGGCCTGACCTCT
It includes:
- a CDS encoding rod shape-determining protein, whose product is MFNYLIGLFSNDLAIDLGTASTLIYVKNKGIVINEPSVVAVRKDGRGRRVLAVGGDAKAMLGKTPGNIAAIRPLKDGVIADFAVTEEMLKHFIAKVHNRKLLVRPRIIVGVPSGITQVEKRAVKESAHSAGASEVYLIEEPMAAAIGAGMPITEPSGNMIVDIGGGTSEIAVISLSGIVQAKSIRVGGDKFDEVIMQYIKRKYNLAIGMGVAENMKMSMGLTSPEEEDQMMEIKGSNLVTGIPATIEIAAVEVREALNEPLNALIDAIKQVLETTPPELAADMVDKGIMLAGGGALLRNLDSVLREETKLPITIADDPLTCVVRGAGKVLDEIALLKEVTIPN